A single window of Malus sylvestris chromosome 5, drMalSylv7.2, whole genome shotgun sequence DNA harbors:
- the LOC126624538 gene encoding thiosulfate/3-mercaptopyruvate sulfurtransferase 1, mitochondrial-like isoform X5, whose translation MASSLFARTLLGHRLLHSSSHSLCQKPQFFTSLFNKGTEHFQADLTYTNYRTSAWVPRVMASSVAGARADFSTQSVSTKEPVVSVDWLHANLKEPDLKVLDASWYMPDEQRNPIQEYQLLHMLPSEEAFAAAVSALGIENKDDLVVYDGKGIFSAARVWWMFRVFGHDRVWVLDGGLPRWRASGFDVESSASGDTILKASAASEAIEKIYKGQAVGPTTFETKFQPHLVWTLDQVRKNVEEGSHQHIDARSKARFDGTALEPRKGIRSGHVPGSKCIPFPQLLDSSATLLPADKLKARFDEEGISLESPVVTSCGTGVTACILALGLHRLGKPDVPVYDGSWTEWGAQSDTPVDSSTESA comes from the exons ATGGCTTCATCTCTTTTCGCAAGGACTCTCCTGGGTCATCGCCTTTTGCACTCttcctctcactctctctgccAAAAGCCCCAATTTTTCACCTCCCTCTTCAAT AAGGGAACAGAACACTTTCAAGCTGACCTTACCTATACAAATTATAGAACATCTGCCTGGGTTCCTCGTGTTATGGCTTCATCAGTAGCTGGCGCAAGAGCTGATTTTTCAACACAATCTGTGTCTACAAAAGAGCCTGTTGTTTCTGTTGATTGGCTCCATGCTAACCTCAAAGAGCCTGATCTGAAG GTGCTAGATGCGTCTTGGTATATGCCTGATGAGCAAAGGAATCCAATTCAAGAGTATCAG TTACTGCATATGTTACCATCAGAGGAAGCCTTTGCTGCTGCTGTTTCTGCTCTTGGCATTGAGAACAAAGATGATCTTGTTGTGTATGATGGAAAAGGGATCTTTAGTGCAGCTCGTGTGTGGTG GATGTTCCGAGTATTTGGCCATGACAGAGTTTGGGTTTTAGATGGAGGCCTGCCAAGGTGGCGTGCATCTGGATTTGATGTTGAATCTAGTGCCTCTGGTGATACAATTTTGAAAGCTAGTGCTGCCAGTGAGGCAATAGAGAAAATATACAAGGGACAAGCA GTTGGGCCCACCACATTTGAGACTAAGTTTCAGCCACATCTTGTCTGGACTCTTGATCAG GTTAGAAAAAATGTTGAGGAAGGAAGTCACCAACATATAGATGCCCGATCAAAGGCCAG GTTCGATGGAACTGCATTAGAGCCTCGAAAAGGCATAAGAAGTGGTCATGTACCTGGAAGCAAGTGCATTCCTTTTCCACAG TTGTTGGATTCTTCAGCGACACTCTTACCAGCAGATAAGCTGAAAGCCCGATTTGATGAAGAAG GTATCTCCTTGGAAAGCCCTGTCGTTACTTCATGTGGTACTGGTGTGACAGCTTGCATTCTTGCATtg GGTCTTCATCGACTTGGTAAGCCTGATGTACCAGTCTATGATGGATCGTGGACTGAATGGGGAGCGCAGTCCGACACACCCGTCGACAGTTCTACAGAAAGTGCGTAA
- the LOC126624538 gene encoding thiosulfate/3-mercaptopyruvate sulfurtransferase 1, mitochondrial-like isoform X7 produces MASSLFARTLLGHRLLHSSSHSLCQKPQFFTSLFNKGTEHFQADLTYTNYRTSAWVPRVMASSVAGARADFSTQSVSTKEPVVSVDWLHANLKEPDLKVLDASWYMPDEQRNPIQEYQLLHMLPSEEAFAAAVSALGIENKDDLVVYDGKGIFSAARVWWMFRVFGHDRVWVLDGGLPRWRASGFDVESSASGDTILKASAASEAIEKIYKGQAVGPTTFETKFQPHLVWTLDQVRKNVEEGSHQHIDARSKARFDGTALEPRKGIRSGHVPGSKCIPFPQLLDSSATLLPADKLKARFDEEGISLESPVVTSCGTGVTACILALGLHRLGKPDVPVYDGSWTEWGAQSDTPVDSSTESA; encoded by the exons AAGGGAACAGAACACTTTCAAGCTGACCTTACCTATACAAATTATAGAACATCTGCCTGGGTTCCTCGTGTTATGGCTTCATCAGTAGCTGGCGCAAGAGCTGATTTTTCAACACAATCTGTGTCTACAAAAGAGCCTGTTGTTTCTGTTGATTGGCTCCATGCTAACCTCAAAGAGCCTGATCTGAAG GTGCTAGATGCGTCTTGGTATATGCCTGATGAGCAAAGGAATCCAATTCAAGAGTATCAG TTACTGCATATGTTACCATCAGAGGAAGCCTTTGCTGCTGCTGTTTCTGCTCTTGGCATTGAGAACAAAGATGATCTTGTTGTGTATGATGGAAAAGGGATCTTTAGTGCAGCTCGTGTGTGGTG GATGTTCCGAGTATTTGGCCATGACAGAGTTTGGGTTTTAGATGGAGGCCTGCCAAGGTGGCGTGCATCTGGATTTGATGTTGAATCTAGTGCCTCTGGTGATACAATTTTGAAAGCTAGTGCTGCCAGTGAGGCAATAGAGAAAATATACAAGGGACAAGCA GTTGGGCCCACCACATTTGAGACTAAGTTTCAGCCACATCTTGTCTGGACTCTTGATCAG GTTAGAAAAAATGTTGAGGAAGGAAGTCACCAACATATAGATGCCCGATCAAAGGCCAG GTTCGATGGAACTGCATTAGAGCCTCGAAAAGGCATAAGAAGTGGTCATGTACCTGGAAGCAAGTGCATTCCTTTTCCACAG TTGTTGGATTCTTCAGCGACACTCTTACCAGCAGATAAGCTGAAAGCCCGATTTGATGAAGAAG GTATCTCCTTGGAAAGCCCTGTCGTTACTTCATGTGGTACTGGTGTGACAGCTTGCATTCTTGCATtg GGTCTTCATCGACTTGGTAAGCCTGATGTACCAGTCTATGATGGATCGTGGACTGAATGGGGAGCGCAGTCCGACACACCCGTCGACAGTTCTACAGAAAGTGCGTAA